The Pelmatolapia mariae isolate MD_Pm_ZW linkage group LG10_11, Pm_UMD_F_2, whole genome shotgun sequence genome includes a region encoding these proteins:
- the iqgap3 gene encoding ras GTPase-activating-like protein IQGAP3 isoform X1: protein MVDLAANGRYERLTAEQMDEQRIQNVAYQYLCRLEEAKRWMEACLGEELPAPTELEEALRNGVILAKLGHRFAPSTVPQKKIYDPEQLRYQAVGLQFRHTDNINHWRNAMTALGLPAIFHPETTDVYDKKNMPRAVYCIHALSLYLYRLGLAPQIHDLYGKVKFTEEEINNMKLELDKYGIQMPAFNKIGGILANELSVDEAAVHAAVVAINEAVDQGDVSVTAAALRNPAALLTDLQEALMSVYQEMLQQARRRKAERAAGRQAVAEDKDMYEEYLTQREIQDHINAVNVRAAVEQVDEALDATDELALLSALQLPCLALRGLRTDNGPWYLDQLTADRQQKAQNQGSVDPLEHEELQEGVTAANQEAQSARDMEAALRSVNAALRGNDPRRTVSCLMTSDLQLPEVFPFAATFYHRELQLLQRQTAQGELQEEELFVAVEMLSAVVLINQGLEAGHLQQFSSSLVSSSAGLSDVDPALLDRYFETLAGVKQQVGRDLLTWNQLQEGIAAVNGSAQDEQQQLLAVGLINKAVMSGDPQRLISALLLPSCGVDEVSPANACRYLTLLSQARQIKAQVSRDPAAELWLADIQEAVRMANQQSQRALKLCLSVAAVNQAVKENRAKQTLRVLSLPEAELHGVLPDCTAEYQRELSALMARRTRTGDNRSPWVRVRLQDGSVYFFHLSRLEGSWERPPGFVHNSVFLDRHDIQEVVSSVSAQYSRGVLWRNSEALVVRLQALCRGFLIRRRMAARRHFLMNQTAAVIVIQSHWRRFVEQRVYRRRLQFLYMNWRAVVTIQAFARMWLARRRYCARLSFFRRNVGAVVKIQAFFRANRAREQYRMLVHSATPPLSVVRKFVHLLDLGDGDIREEAELLRLREEVVRSIRFNRQLEADLDLMDLKIGLLVRNRATLQEVVSHCKKLTKKNKEQLSDMMDVERSKGLKALSRDRRERLEAYQHLFYLLQTQPLYLAQLIFLMPQSRSTSFMEMVVFSLFNYGSDRREAFLLLQLFTEALRYEIRLKVEQPQDVITGNPTVIKMLVNFYRHARGQNALREVLGPALQDVLQDRTLSIRTDPVDVYKTWINQTETQTGHKSSLPYEVSPEDALAQPEVQRRIDISIINLKNLTDRVLKAITASLHKLPYGLRYTAKVLRDALKAKFPEAGEDELYKIVGNLVYYRYMNPAIVAPDGFDVVDRLASSALQPEQRHILGSIARVLQHAAANKHFHGGGYHIRALNQYISQTHSRFRRFLQSVCDVPEPEDRFRMDEYSELLIVNRPVIYISVSELLNTHKLLLEHQEVLCPDPSDPLGLILKDLGPVPSLQELIGDSAADPGSDSQSSKMEVSLTLTNKFDIFDDANDKPDARGLLLSTKQLIIDVIRTQSGDSLCDILRTTPSRDQEVCHDWLMQRRAQQDARTPEKMKRNQSLVANGNLSLEEKKRKILRSLRRLEGLGTLKPPDSENQILQMIAKDIRQQRLHRQRRGAELLKLHQTLSSLQAKSSFHSEQVDYYRHYITSCLDNLTDSKSTSQKAADGKGRNKLPALSYSATRLHEKGVLLEIEDLPVTQFKNVMFEIAAGPERGSFKVKARFLGVEMEEFLLKYQDLLQLQYEGVAVMKMFNKAKVNVNLLIFLLNKKFFKK, encoded by the exons ATGGTGGATTTAGCCGCGAACGGCCGCT ATGAGCGTCTGACCGCCGAGCAGATGGACGAACAGAGAATCCAGAACGTGGCCTATCAGTACCTGTGCAGGCTGGAGGAGGCCAAGAG GTGGATGGAGGCGTGTCTGGGGGAGGAGCTTCCTGCTCCCACAGAGCTGGAGGAGGCGCTGAGGAACGGCGTTATTCTCGCCAAACTGGGTCATCGCTTCGCTCCGAGCACTGTTCCTCAGAAGAAGATCTACGACCCGGAGCAGCTGCGATACCAG GCTGTTGGTCTTCAGTTCCGCCACACTGACAACATCAACCACTGGAGGAACGCCATGACGGCGCTTGGGCTGCCAGCG ATCTTCCATCCTGAAACGACCGACGTGTATGACAAGAAGAACATGCCGAGAGCGGTGTACTGCATCCACGCGCTCAG CCTGTACCTGTACAGACTCGGTTTGGCTCCACAGATTCACGACCTGTATGGAAAAGTCAAGTTCACAG AGGAAGAGATCAACAACATGAAGCTGGAGCTCGACAAATACGGGATCCAGATGCCCGCCTTCAACAAGATCGGAGGAATCCTGGCCAATGAGCTGTCAGTGGACGAGGCTGCAG TCCACGCGGCGGTGGTAGCCATTAATGAGGCCGTGGACCAAGGGGATGTGAGTGTGACGGCGGCGGCTCTGAGGAACCCCGCTGCTCTCCTGACTGACCTGCAGGAGGCGCTGATGAGTGTCTACCAGGAGATGCTGCAACAAGCGAGGAGGAGGAAGGCTGAACGGGCTGCTGGCAGG CAGGCTGTGGCAGAGGACAAAGACATGTACGAGGAGTATCTGACCCAGAGGGAGATCCAGGACCACATCAATGCCGTCAATG TGCGGGCAGCGGTGGAGCAGGTCGACGAGGCTCTGGATGCCACCGACGAGCTTGCTTTGCTGTCGGCGCTCCAGCTGCCGTGTTTGGCCCTCAGGGGCCTCCGTACTGACAATGGGCCCTGGTACCTGGATCAGCTGACCGCAGACCGCCAGCAGAAGGCCCAG AATCAGGGCTCTGTGGATCCTCTGGAGCATGAAGAGCTGCAGGAAGGCGTCACCGCTGCCAACCAGGAAGCTCAGAGCGCCAGAGACA tggaGGCGGCCCTCCGGAGCGTTAATGCGGCACTGCGTGGAAATGACCCCAGACGCACCGTCAGCTGCctgatgacctctgacctccagcTGCCTGAAGTGTTTCCGTTTGCGGCGACATTTTATCACCgagagctgcagctgctgcagaggCAGACGGCACAG GGAGAACTGCAGGAGGAGGAGCTCTTTGTTGCCGTGGAGATGCTATCAGCCGTTGTTCTCATCAATCAGGGTCTGGAGGCGGGACACCTACAGCAATTCAGCTCCTCATTGGTCAGTTCGTCTGCAGGGCTCTCTGATGTAGACCCCGCTCTGCTCGACAG GTACTTTGAGACTCTGGCTGGTGTGAAACAACAGGTGGGCCGAGACCTGCTTACCTGGAACCAGCTGCAGGAAGGAATCGCTGCTGTGAACGGCTCGGCGCAGGACGAACAACAGC AGCTCCTGGCTGTCGGCCTGATAAACAAGGCCGTGATGAGCGGAGACCCTCAGCGGCTTATCTCCGCCCTGTTGCTGCCCTCCTGCGGCGTGGACGAGGTTTCACCTGCCAATGCCTGCAGGTACCTGACCCTGCTGAGCCAAGCCAGGCAGATCAAAGCTCAG GTGAGCAGAGACCCGGCAGCCGAGCTGTGGTTGGCTGATATCCAGGAGGCCGTGAGGATGGCCAATCAGCAGAGTCAGAGAGCTCTAAAGT tgtgtctgtctgttgCCGCGGTGAATCAGGCCGTGAAGGAGAACAGGGCGAAGCAGACGCTGCGGGTGTTGTCTCTGCCGGAGGCGGAGCTTCACGGAGTTCTACCTGACTGTACTGCGGAATatcagagagagctgagcgccCTGATGGCACGTCGCACACGCACAG gAGATAACCGTAGTCCGTGGGTTCGAGTCCGCCTGCAGGACGGCTCCGTTTATTTCTTCCACCTGAGCAGGCTGGAGGGCAGCTGGGAGCGGCCCCCCGGCTTCGTGCACAACAGCGTCTTCTTGGATCGCCACGACATACAG GAAGTGGTCAGCAGCGTTTCGGCCCAGTACAGTCGCGGCGTGCTGTGGCGGAACAGCGAGGCCCTCGTCGTTCGCCTGCAGGCACTCTGTCGAGGCTTCCTGATCAGACGGCGGATGGCGGCACGACGTCACTTCCTCATGAATCAGACGGCCGCCGTCATTGTCATCCAG TCTCACTGGAGGAGGTTCGTCGAGCAGAGGGTCTACAGACGGcgcctgcagttcctctacaTGAACTGGAGAGCTGTCGTCACG ATCCAGGCGTTTGCGAGGATGTGGTTGGCGAGGAGACGATATTGCGCTCGGCTGAGTTTCTTCAGACGTAAc GTGGGCGCTGTCGTAAAGATCCAGGCCTTCTTCAGAGCTAACCGAGCTCGCGAGCAGTACAGGATGCTTG TGCACTCGGCCACTCCCCCTCTATCTGTGGTCAGGAAGTTCGTTCACCTCCTCGACCTCGGGGATGGTGACATCAGAGAGGAGGCGGAGCTGCTGCGTCTGAGGGAGGAGGTGGTGAGAAGCATTCGCTTCAACCGACAGCTGGAGGCCGACCTGGACCTGATGGACCTGAAGATCGGGCTGCTGGTCCGCAACCGTGCTACGCTGCAG GAAGTGGTGTCTCACTGTAAGAAACTGACGAAGAAGAACAAGGAGCAGCTGTCAGACATGATGGACGTGGAGAGGAGTAAAGGCCTGAAGGCTCTGAGCCGAGACAGGAGGGAGAGACTGGAGGCCTACCAGCACCTCTTCTACCTGCTGCAG acaCAGCCCCTGTACCTGGCTCAGCTGATCTTCCTGATGCCTCAGAGTCGCTCCACCTCCTTCATGGAGATGGTGGTGTTCAGTCTGTTTAACTACGGCTCCGACCGCCGCGAGgcctttctgctgctgcagctcttCACAGAAGCGCTCCGCTATGAGATCAG gCTGAAGGTGGAGCAGCCCCAGGACGTGATCACAGGAAACCCCACCGTCATCAAGATGCTGGTGAACTTCTACCGCCACGCTCGTGGTCAGAACGCCCTGCGCGAGGTGCTGGGTCCGGCTCTACAGGACGTCCTGCAGGACCGCACGCTCAGCATCAGGACCGACCCCGTGGACGTCTACAAGACCTGGATCAACCAGACCGAGACGCAGACCGGACACAAGAG CTCGCTGCCCTATGAGGTTTCTCCCGAAGACGCTCTGGCTCAGCCTGAAGTCCAGAGACGCATCGACATCTCCATCATCAACCTGAAGAACCTGACGGACCGAGTCCTCAAAGCCATCACCGCCAGCCTCCACAAGCTGCC GTATGGTCTGCGTTACACTGCCAAGGTCCTCAGAGACGCCCTAAAGGCAAAGTTTCCTGAAGCCGGCGAGGACGAGCTCTACAAG ATCGTTGGTAACCTGGTCTACTACCGCTACATGAACCCGGCCATTGTGGCCCCGGACGGCTTCGACGTGGTGGACCGTTTGGCCAGCTCTGCTCTGCAGCCCGAACAGCGCCACATCTTGGGCTCCATTGCCCGCGTGCTGCAGCACGCCGCTGCCAACAAACACTTCCATGGAGGTGGCTACCACATCAGAGCCCTGAACCAGTAcatcagccagacccacagcaGGTTCAG GAGGTTCCTGCAGTCCGTCTGCGACGTTCCTGAACCGGAGGACAGATTCCGAATGGATGAGTACTCGGAGCTGCTGATCGTGAACAGACCCGTGATCTACATCTCTGTGAGCGAGCTGCTCAACACACACAAG ctgctgctggagcATCAGGAGGTTTTGTGCCCGGACCCCTCAGACCCCCTCGGCCTGATTCTGAAGGATCTCGGTCCGGTTCCCAGCCTGCAGGAACTCATCG GTGACTCCGCAGCTGATCCAGGATCAGACTCTCAGAGTAGCAAGATGGAGGTCTCTCTGACCCTGACCAACAAGTTTGACATCTTCGACGACGCCAATGACAAGCCAGACGCCAGAGGACTTCTGCTCAG cACCAAGCAGCTGATCATCGACGTCATCAGGACGCAGTCAGGTGACTCTCTGTGTGACATCCTGAGGACGACACCGTCACGCGACCAG GAAGTGTGCCACGATTGGCTGATGCAGCGCCGCGCACAGCAGGATGCTCGGACTCCTGAGAAGATGAAGCGGAACCAGTCGCTGGTCGCCAACGGCAACCTGAGcctggaggagaagaagaggaagatccTGAGGAGTCTTCGTCGTCTGGAGGGACTCGGCACCCTAAAACCGCCAGACAGCGAGAACCAGATCCTGCAGATGATCGCCAAG GACATCCGTCAGCAACGTCTCCACCGCCAGCGCCGAGGGGCGGAGCTCCTGAAGCTCCATCAGACTCTCAGCAGCCTGCAGGCTAAGAGCAGCTTCCACAGTGAGCAGGTGGACTATTACAGGCattacatcacttcctgtctggACAACCTCACCGACAG CAAATCGACCAGTCAGAAGGCGGCGGACGGCAAAGGGAGGAACAAGCTTCCTGCTCTGAGCTACAGCGCCACCCGGCTGCACGAGAAGGGCGTTCTGCTGGAGATCGAAGACCTGCCAGTCACGCA GTTTAAGAACGTCATGTTTGAGATTGCTGCCGGGCCCGAGAGAGGaagtttcaaagtaaaagctcgATTTCTCGGCGTGGAGATGGAGGAGTTCCTGCTCAAATACCAG gacctgctgcagctgcagtatGAGGGTGTGGCTGTGATGAAGATGTTCAATAAGGCCAAAGTCAATGTGAacctcctcatcttcctcctcaaCAAGAAGTTCTTCAAGAAGTGA
- the iqgap3 gene encoding ras GTPase-activating-like protein IQGAP3 isoform X2, producing MVDLAANGRYERLTAEQMDEQRIQNVAYQYLCRLEEAKRWMEACLGEELPAPTELEEALRNGVILAKLGHRFAPSTVPQKKIYDPEQLRYQAVGLQFRHTDNINHWRNAMTALGLPAIFHPETTDVYDKKNMPRAVYCIHALSLYLYRLGLAPQIHDLYGKVKFTEEEINNMKLELDKYGIQMPAFNKIGGILANELSVDEAAVHAAVVAINEAVDQGDVSVTAAALRNPAALLTDLQEALMSVYQEMLQQARRRKAERAAGRAVAEDKDMYEEYLTQREIQDHINAVNVRAAVEQVDEALDATDELALLSALQLPCLALRGLRTDNGPWYLDQLTADRQQKAQNQGSVDPLEHEELQEGVTAANQEAQSARDMEAALRSVNAALRGNDPRRTVSCLMTSDLQLPEVFPFAATFYHRELQLLQRQTAQGELQEEELFVAVEMLSAVVLINQGLEAGHLQQFSSSLVSSSAGLSDVDPALLDRYFETLAGVKQQVGRDLLTWNQLQEGIAAVNGSAQDEQQQLLAVGLINKAVMSGDPQRLISALLLPSCGVDEVSPANACRYLTLLSQARQIKAQVSRDPAAELWLADIQEAVRMANQQSQRALKLCLSVAAVNQAVKENRAKQTLRVLSLPEAELHGVLPDCTAEYQRELSALMARRTRTGDNRSPWVRVRLQDGSVYFFHLSRLEGSWERPPGFVHNSVFLDRHDIQEVVSSVSAQYSRGVLWRNSEALVVRLQALCRGFLIRRRMAARRHFLMNQTAAVIVIQSHWRRFVEQRVYRRRLQFLYMNWRAVVTIQAFARMWLARRRYCARLSFFRRNVGAVVKIQAFFRANRAREQYRMLVHSATPPLSVVRKFVHLLDLGDGDIREEAELLRLREEVVRSIRFNRQLEADLDLMDLKIGLLVRNRATLQEVVSHCKKLTKKNKEQLSDMMDVERSKGLKALSRDRRERLEAYQHLFYLLQTQPLYLAQLIFLMPQSRSTSFMEMVVFSLFNYGSDRREAFLLLQLFTEALRYEIRLKVEQPQDVITGNPTVIKMLVNFYRHARGQNALREVLGPALQDVLQDRTLSIRTDPVDVYKTWINQTETQTGHKSSLPYEVSPEDALAQPEVQRRIDISIINLKNLTDRVLKAITASLHKLPYGLRYTAKVLRDALKAKFPEAGEDELYKIVGNLVYYRYMNPAIVAPDGFDVVDRLASSALQPEQRHILGSIARVLQHAAANKHFHGGGYHIRALNQYISQTHSRFRRFLQSVCDVPEPEDRFRMDEYSELLIVNRPVIYISVSELLNTHKLLLEHQEVLCPDPSDPLGLILKDLGPVPSLQELIGDSAADPGSDSQSSKMEVSLTLTNKFDIFDDANDKPDARGLLLSTKQLIIDVIRTQSGDSLCDILRTTPSRDQEVCHDWLMQRRAQQDARTPEKMKRNQSLVANGNLSLEEKKRKILRSLRRLEGLGTLKPPDSENQILQMIAKDIRQQRLHRQRRGAELLKLHQTLSSLQAKSSFHSEQVDYYRHYITSCLDNLTDSKSTSQKAADGKGRNKLPALSYSATRLHEKGVLLEIEDLPVTQFKNVMFEIAAGPERGSFKVKARFLGVEMEEFLLKYQDLLQLQYEGVAVMKMFNKAKVNVNLLIFLLNKKFFKK from the exons ATGGTGGATTTAGCCGCGAACGGCCGCT ATGAGCGTCTGACCGCCGAGCAGATGGACGAACAGAGAATCCAGAACGTGGCCTATCAGTACCTGTGCAGGCTGGAGGAGGCCAAGAG GTGGATGGAGGCGTGTCTGGGGGAGGAGCTTCCTGCTCCCACAGAGCTGGAGGAGGCGCTGAGGAACGGCGTTATTCTCGCCAAACTGGGTCATCGCTTCGCTCCGAGCACTGTTCCTCAGAAGAAGATCTACGACCCGGAGCAGCTGCGATACCAG GCTGTTGGTCTTCAGTTCCGCCACACTGACAACATCAACCACTGGAGGAACGCCATGACGGCGCTTGGGCTGCCAGCG ATCTTCCATCCTGAAACGACCGACGTGTATGACAAGAAGAACATGCCGAGAGCGGTGTACTGCATCCACGCGCTCAG CCTGTACCTGTACAGACTCGGTTTGGCTCCACAGATTCACGACCTGTATGGAAAAGTCAAGTTCACAG AGGAAGAGATCAACAACATGAAGCTGGAGCTCGACAAATACGGGATCCAGATGCCCGCCTTCAACAAGATCGGAGGAATCCTGGCCAATGAGCTGTCAGTGGACGAGGCTGCAG TCCACGCGGCGGTGGTAGCCATTAATGAGGCCGTGGACCAAGGGGATGTGAGTGTGACGGCGGCGGCTCTGAGGAACCCCGCTGCTCTCCTGACTGACCTGCAGGAGGCGCTGATGAGTGTCTACCAGGAGATGCTGCAACAAGCGAGGAGGAGGAAGGCTGAACGGGCTGCTGGCAGG GCTGTGGCAGAGGACAAAGACATGTACGAGGAGTATCTGACCCAGAGGGAGATCCAGGACCACATCAATGCCGTCAATG TGCGGGCAGCGGTGGAGCAGGTCGACGAGGCTCTGGATGCCACCGACGAGCTTGCTTTGCTGTCGGCGCTCCAGCTGCCGTGTTTGGCCCTCAGGGGCCTCCGTACTGACAATGGGCCCTGGTACCTGGATCAGCTGACCGCAGACCGCCAGCAGAAGGCCCAG AATCAGGGCTCTGTGGATCCTCTGGAGCATGAAGAGCTGCAGGAAGGCGTCACCGCTGCCAACCAGGAAGCTCAGAGCGCCAGAGACA tggaGGCGGCCCTCCGGAGCGTTAATGCGGCACTGCGTGGAAATGACCCCAGACGCACCGTCAGCTGCctgatgacctctgacctccagcTGCCTGAAGTGTTTCCGTTTGCGGCGACATTTTATCACCgagagctgcagctgctgcagaggCAGACGGCACAG GGAGAACTGCAGGAGGAGGAGCTCTTTGTTGCCGTGGAGATGCTATCAGCCGTTGTTCTCATCAATCAGGGTCTGGAGGCGGGACACCTACAGCAATTCAGCTCCTCATTGGTCAGTTCGTCTGCAGGGCTCTCTGATGTAGACCCCGCTCTGCTCGACAG GTACTTTGAGACTCTGGCTGGTGTGAAACAACAGGTGGGCCGAGACCTGCTTACCTGGAACCAGCTGCAGGAAGGAATCGCTGCTGTGAACGGCTCGGCGCAGGACGAACAACAGC AGCTCCTGGCTGTCGGCCTGATAAACAAGGCCGTGATGAGCGGAGACCCTCAGCGGCTTATCTCCGCCCTGTTGCTGCCCTCCTGCGGCGTGGACGAGGTTTCACCTGCCAATGCCTGCAGGTACCTGACCCTGCTGAGCCAAGCCAGGCAGATCAAAGCTCAG GTGAGCAGAGACCCGGCAGCCGAGCTGTGGTTGGCTGATATCCAGGAGGCCGTGAGGATGGCCAATCAGCAGAGTCAGAGAGCTCTAAAGT tgtgtctgtctgttgCCGCGGTGAATCAGGCCGTGAAGGAGAACAGGGCGAAGCAGACGCTGCGGGTGTTGTCTCTGCCGGAGGCGGAGCTTCACGGAGTTCTACCTGACTGTACTGCGGAATatcagagagagctgagcgccCTGATGGCACGTCGCACACGCACAG gAGATAACCGTAGTCCGTGGGTTCGAGTCCGCCTGCAGGACGGCTCCGTTTATTTCTTCCACCTGAGCAGGCTGGAGGGCAGCTGGGAGCGGCCCCCCGGCTTCGTGCACAACAGCGTCTTCTTGGATCGCCACGACATACAG GAAGTGGTCAGCAGCGTTTCGGCCCAGTACAGTCGCGGCGTGCTGTGGCGGAACAGCGAGGCCCTCGTCGTTCGCCTGCAGGCACTCTGTCGAGGCTTCCTGATCAGACGGCGGATGGCGGCACGACGTCACTTCCTCATGAATCAGACGGCCGCCGTCATTGTCATCCAG TCTCACTGGAGGAGGTTCGTCGAGCAGAGGGTCTACAGACGGcgcctgcagttcctctacaTGAACTGGAGAGCTGTCGTCACG ATCCAGGCGTTTGCGAGGATGTGGTTGGCGAGGAGACGATATTGCGCTCGGCTGAGTTTCTTCAGACGTAAc GTGGGCGCTGTCGTAAAGATCCAGGCCTTCTTCAGAGCTAACCGAGCTCGCGAGCAGTACAGGATGCTTG TGCACTCGGCCACTCCCCCTCTATCTGTGGTCAGGAAGTTCGTTCACCTCCTCGACCTCGGGGATGGTGACATCAGAGAGGAGGCGGAGCTGCTGCGTCTGAGGGAGGAGGTGGTGAGAAGCATTCGCTTCAACCGACAGCTGGAGGCCGACCTGGACCTGATGGACCTGAAGATCGGGCTGCTGGTCCGCAACCGTGCTACGCTGCAG GAAGTGGTGTCTCACTGTAAGAAACTGACGAAGAAGAACAAGGAGCAGCTGTCAGACATGATGGACGTGGAGAGGAGTAAAGGCCTGAAGGCTCTGAGCCGAGACAGGAGGGAGAGACTGGAGGCCTACCAGCACCTCTTCTACCTGCTGCAG acaCAGCCCCTGTACCTGGCTCAGCTGATCTTCCTGATGCCTCAGAGTCGCTCCACCTCCTTCATGGAGATGGTGGTGTTCAGTCTGTTTAACTACGGCTCCGACCGCCGCGAGgcctttctgctgctgcagctcttCACAGAAGCGCTCCGCTATGAGATCAG gCTGAAGGTGGAGCAGCCCCAGGACGTGATCACAGGAAACCCCACCGTCATCAAGATGCTGGTGAACTTCTACCGCCACGCTCGTGGTCAGAACGCCCTGCGCGAGGTGCTGGGTCCGGCTCTACAGGACGTCCTGCAGGACCGCACGCTCAGCATCAGGACCGACCCCGTGGACGTCTACAAGACCTGGATCAACCAGACCGAGACGCAGACCGGACACAAGAG CTCGCTGCCCTATGAGGTTTCTCCCGAAGACGCTCTGGCTCAGCCTGAAGTCCAGAGACGCATCGACATCTCCATCATCAACCTGAAGAACCTGACGGACCGAGTCCTCAAAGCCATCACCGCCAGCCTCCACAAGCTGCC GTATGGTCTGCGTTACACTGCCAAGGTCCTCAGAGACGCCCTAAAGGCAAAGTTTCCTGAAGCCGGCGAGGACGAGCTCTACAAG ATCGTTGGTAACCTGGTCTACTACCGCTACATGAACCCGGCCATTGTGGCCCCGGACGGCTTCGACGTGGTGGACCGTTTGGCCAGCTCTGCTCTGCAGCCCGAACAGCGCCACATCTTGGGCTCCATTGCCCGCGTGCTGCAGCACGCCGCTGCCAACAAACACTTCCATGGAGGTGGCTACCACATCAGAGCCCTGAACCAGTAcatcagccagacccacagcaGGTTCAG GAGGTTCCTGCAGTCCGTCTGCGACGTTCCTGAACCGGAGGACAGATTCCGAATGGATGAGTACTCGGAGCTGCTGATCGTGAACAGACCCGTGATCTACATCTCTGTGAGCGAGCTGCTCAACACACACAAG ctgctgctggagcATCAGGAGGTTTTGTGCCCGGACCCCTCAGACCCCCTCGGCCTGATTCTGAAGGATCTCGGTCCGGTTCCCAGCCTGCAGGAACTCATCG GTGACTCCGCAGCTGATCCAGGATCAGACTCTCAGAGTAGCAAGATGGAGGTCTCTCTGACCCTGACCAACAAGTTTGACATCTTCGACGACGCCAATGACAAGCCAGACGCCAGAGGACTTCTGCTCAG cACCAAGCAGCTGATCATCGACGTCATCAGGACGCAGTCAGGTGACTCTCTGTGTGACATCCTGAGGACGACACCGTCACGCGACCAG GAAGTGTGCCACGATTGGCTGATGCAGCGCCGCGCACAGCAGGATGCTCGGACTCCTGAGAAGATGAAGCGGAACCAGTCGCTGGTCGCCAACGGCAACCTGAGcctggaggagaagaagaggaagatccTGAGGAGTCTTCGTCGTCTGGAGGGACTCGGCACCCTAAAACCGCCAGACAGCGAGAACCAGATCCTGCAGATGATCGCCAAG GACATCCGTCAGCAACGTCTCCACCGCCAGCGCCGAGGGGCGGAGCTCCTGAAGCTCCATCAGACTCTCAGCAGCCTGCAGGCTAAGAGCAGCTTCCACAGTGAGCAGGTGGACTATTACAGGCattacatcacttcctgtctggACAACCTCACCGACAG CAAATCGACCAGTCAGAAGGCGGCGGACGGCAAAGGGAGGAACAAGCTTCCTGCTCTGAGCTACAGCGCCACCCGGCTGCACGAGAAGGGCGTTCTGCTGGAGATCGAAGACCTGCCAGTCACGCA GTTTAAGAACGTCATGTTTGAGATTGCTGCCGGGCCCGAGAGAGGaagtttcaaagtaaaagctcgATTTCTCGGCGTGGAGATGGAGGAGTTCCTGCTCAAATACCAG gacctgctgcagctgcagtatGAGGGTGTGGCTGTGATGAAGATGTTCAATAAGGCCAAAGTCAATGTGAacctcctcatcttcctcctcaaCAAGAAGTTCTTCAAGAAGTGA